The following are encoded in a window of Bacillus xiapuensis genomic DNA:
- a CDS encoding peptidase U32 family protein — MEAIINDKISKIVDGKRIIVKKPELLAPAGTLEKLKIAVHYGADAVYIGGQEYGLRSNAGNFTFEEMKEGVEFAKKYGAKIYVTTNIYAHNENIDGLEEYLRGLQEAGITGIIVADPLIIETCRRVAPKVEIHLSTQQSLTNWRAVQYWKEEGLNRVVLARETTGEEIREMKEKVDIEIETFIHGAMCIAYSGRCVLSNHMTARDSNRGGCCQSCRWDYDLYSLEDKEERPLFSEKDSPFAMSPKDLKLVESIPKMIELGIDSLKIEGRMKSIHYVATVVSVYRKVIDAYCADPKNFQVKKEWLEELDKCANRPAAPAFFEGIPGANEQLFGVHGKKATHDFVGLVLDYEEDTQMITLQQRNFFRPGDEVEFFGPEIENFTQVIDKIWDEEGNELDAARHPLQIVRFKAAQPVYPNNMMRKGLE, encoded by the coding sequence ATGGAAGCGATCATAAATGATAAGATATCAAAAATCGTTGATGGCAAGCGGATCATTGTGAAGAAGCCTGAGCTGCTTGCTCCAGCCGGAACGCTTGAAAAGCTGAAGATTGCCGTCCATTATGGAGCGGACGCTGTCTATATTGGCGGTCAGGAATATGGCCTGCGCTCAAATGCCGGAAATTTTACGTTTGAAGAAATGAAGGAAGGCGTTGAGTTTGCCAAGAAATACGGTGCCAAAATTTATGTCACAACGAACATCTATGCGCATAACGAAAATATTGACGGTTTGGAAGAGTATTTGCGGGGTCTGCAGGAAGCAGGAATTACAGGAATTATCGTTGCGGATCCTTTAATAATTGAAACGTGCCGGCGCGTAGCTCCGAAAGTGGAAATTCATTTAAGCACACAGCAATCTTTAACGAACTGGCGGGCCGTTCAATATTGGAAGGAAGAGGGGCTCAATCGGGTCGTGCTTGCCCGTGAAACTACGGGGGAAGAAATCCGTGAAATGAAAGAAAAAGTGGACATAGAAATCGAAACGTTCATTCATGGCGCGATGTGTATTGCTTATTCCGGACGCTGTGTATTGAGCAACCATATGACCGCACGGGATTCCAACCGCGGAGGCTGCTGCCAGTCATGCCGCTGGGATTATGATCTTTACTCTCTGGAAGATAAAGAAGAACGCCCGCTGTTTTCTGAAAAGGATTCCCCTTTCGCCATGAGCCCGAAAGATTTAAAGCTGGTGGAGTCCATTCCGAAAATGATCGAACTGGGCATTGACAGCTTGAAAATCGAAGGCCGGATGAAATCTATTCACTATGTTGCGACTGTTGTGAGTGTGTACCGTAAAGTGATTGATGCTTATTGCGCGGATCCAAAAAATTTCCAAGTGAAAAAGGAATGGCTAGAGGAGCTTGATAAATGCGCCAACCGTCCCGCTGCCCCTGCCTTTTTTGAAGGAATTCCGGGTGCGAATGAACAGCTGTTCGGCGTGCACGGGAAAAAGGCAACCCATGATTTTGTCGGCCTTGTCCTAGACTATGAGGAAGATACACAAATGATTACGCTGCAGCAGCGCAACTTCTTCCGTCCCGGTGATGAAGTGGAGTTTTTCGGACCTGAAATTGAGAATTTTACTCAAGTCATTGATAAAATATGGGATGAAGAAGGAAATGAGCTGGACGCTGCGCGCCATCCTTTGCAAATTGTCCGCTTTAAGGCCGCTCAGCCCGTTTATCCAAACAACATGATGCGAAAGGGGCTTGAGTAA
- a CDS encoding peptidase U32 family protein, which translates to MNKPELLVTPTAVDDILPLAKAGADAFVIGEQRYGLRLAGEFDRQEVKKAIELAHSEGKKVYVAMNALFHNDLANELDDYVAFLKEADCDAIIFGDPAVLMAVRQSALGMPLHWNTETTATNYFTCNYWGKRGAVRAVLARELNMDAVIETKENAEVAIEVQVHGMTCMFQSKRPLLGHYFEYLGQTMKIENHEEARNMFLHDQERGNKYPIFEDQNGTHIMSPNDICIIDELQELVEAGIDSFKIDGVLKSPDYILEVTKIYRQAIDLCADDPDKYEEMKEELLEKIQAIQPENRPLDTGFFFKETVY; encoded by the coding sequence ATGAACAAACCAGAATTACTCGTAACGCCGACAGCTGTCGATGATATTTTGCCATTGGCAAAAGCGGGGGCCGATGCGTTTGTGATTGGTGAGCAGCGCTACGGTTTGCGCCTTGCAGGAGAGTTTGATCGGCAGGAGGTAAAAAAGGCAATCGAGCTTGCTCACTCAGAAGGTAAAAAGGTTTATGTGGCGATGAACGCTCTTTTTCATAATGATTTGGCCAATGAACTGGATGATTATGTGGCATTTCTGAAAGAGGCTGACTGTGATGCGATTATCTTTGGCGATCCAGCTGTGCTAATGGCGGTCCGTCAATCCGCTCTCGGCATGCCTCTGCATTGGAATACGGAGACGACGGCAACCAATTACTTTACATGCAATTATTGGGGAAAAAGAGGAGCAGTGCGTGCCGTGCTAGCCCGTGAACTGAACATGGACGCTGTAATTGAAACGAAAGAGAACGCGGAAGTTGCAATCGAAGTGCAGGTGCATGGCATGACGTGCATGTTCCAGTCGAAGCGGCCGCTTCTCGGCCATTACTTTGAGTACCTTGGGCAAACGATGAAAATCGAAAATCACGAAGAAGCTAGAAATATGTTTCTCCATGATCAAGAGCGCGGAAATAAGTATCCTATTTTTGAGGATCAGAATGGAACGCATATTATGAGCCCAAATGATATTTGCATCATTGATGAGCTTCAAGAATTAGTGGAAGCGGGGATTGACAGCTTCAAAATCGATGGTGTACTGAAATCACCGGACTATATTCTTGAGGTAACCAAAATTTACCGTCAGGCAATTGACTTATGCGCGGACGATCCCGATAAATACGAAGAAATGAAAGAGGAGCTGTTGGAGAAAATTCAAGCTATTCAACCGGAAAACCGTCCGTTGGATACAGGCTTTTTCTTTAAAGAGACAGTTTATTAA
- a CDS encoding O-methyltransferase, with translation MDDKIHHYIESLIHKRTELLHEMEAYAREHRVPIMEAVGIEALLQLLRIQKPKKILEIGTAIGYSALRMSEALPEAEIITIERDAERYKKALDFIQRSNAGSRIRVFYGDALEQVDKVGKAGPYDAIFIDAAKGQYTKFFESYSAFLTANGTVYTDNVLFKGYVADELIQTKRTRNLVKKIKKYNEWLMSHPSYHTAILPVGDGLAVSLKKGGE, from the coding sequence ATGGACGATAAAATCCATCATTATATAGAATCGTTAATTCATAAAAGGACAGAACTGCTTCATGAGATGGAGGCATATGCCAGGGAGCATCGGGTGCCCATTATGGAGGCAGTCGGGATCGAAGCTTTGCTGCAATTGCTTCGCATTCAAAAGCCTAAGAAAATTCTTGAAATTGGCACTGCCATAGGCTATTCTGCACTGCGGATGTCCGAGGCTTTGCCGGAGGCCGAAATAATTACCATCGAGCGCGATGCAGAGCGGTACAAAAAAGCGCTTGATTTTATCCAGCGCTCCAATGCAGGCAGCCGCATCCGTGTTTTCTATGGCGACGCTCTTGAGCAGGTCGATAAGGTGGGAAAAGCAGGTCCTTATGATGCGATCTTTATTGATGCAGCGAAGGGGCAATACACCAAGTTTTTTGAAAGCTATTCCGCTTTTTTGACTGCAAACGGCACTGTGTATACCGATAATGTCTTATTCAAAGGCTACGTGGCGGATGAATTAATCCAAACGAAACGCACGAGAAATCTAGTGAAAAAAATAAAGAAATATAATGAATGGCTGATGAGCCATCCCAGCTACCACACGGCAATTCTTCCGGTTGGTGACGGGCTGGCGGTCAGCCTGAAAAAAGGTGGCGAATAA
- the mltG gene encoding endolytic transglycosylase MltG, whose product MSNQSYLQPPKKQRRLKKAILFAFLTFLLIVGGATAAVYFFISSALQPVDKNDRTPVSVSIPVGSSLSVIAETLEKKGVIKNAEVFKYYVKYKGEDSFQAGEYAFTPAMTIDELIRSLQTRKQKNPGEVRLAIPEGYQVTQIASMISEQTNHKQSDILKVINDPAFIKKMMKKYPELLKKDILAKNIKYPLEGYLYPATYHYADKKKPVEAIIEDMIKKTDSVLAQYRPSMAAKKMSVHQVLTMASLIEEEATEKADRRKIASVFYNRLQKKMPLQTDPTVLYALGKHKSRVLYKDLKVNSPYNTYRVKGLTPGPIGNSGVSSIEAALDPESTDYLYFLASPEGEVYYSKTLKEHGELKEKYITKGQNK is encoded by the coding sequence ATGTCGAATCAGTCCTATCTGCAGCCTCCAAAGAAGCAGAGGAGACTAAAAAAAGCGATTCTCTTTGCTTTTTTAACTTTTCTTCTCATTGTTGGAGGAGCGACCGCAGCTGTTTACTTCTTTATCAGCTCTGCACTTCAGCCGGTCGACAAAAATGACCGCACTCCAGTTTCGGTTTCGATTCCAGTCGGCTCCAGCCTGTCTGTCATTGCTGAAACATTAGAGAAAAAAGGAGTTATTAAAAATGCCGAAGTGTTTAAATACTATGTGAAATATAAAGGCGAGGATAGCTTTCAAGCAGGAGAGTACGCTTTTACTCCGGCAATGACGATCGATGAACTGATTCGCAGTCTGCAAACCCGAAAGCAAAAGAATCCGGGCGAGGTACGGCTGGCGATCCCTGAAGGCTATCAAGTCACACAAATAGCCAGCATGATTAGCGAGCAAACAAATCATAAGCAGTCAGATATTCTTAAAGTGATCAATGATCCGGCATTCATTAAGAAAATGATGAAGAAATACCCGGAATTACTGAAGAAAGATATACTGGCAAAGAACATTAAATATCCGCTAGAAGGCTATTTGTACCCGGCCACTTATCATTATGCAGATAAGAAAAAGCCCGTCGAAGCGATCATTGAAGATATGATCAAGAAAACGGATAGCGTCCTGGCTCAATACCGGCCATCCATGGCAGCGAAGAAAATGTCCGTTCATCAAGTATTGACCATGGCCTCATTAATTGAGGAAGAAGCTACAGAGAAAGCGGACCGGCGCAAGATAGCCAGCGTATTTTATAACCGGCTCCAAAAGAAAATGCCGCTGCAAACGGATCCAACCGTGCTGTATGCATTAGGAAAGCATAAAAGCCGCGTGCTGTATAAAGATTTGAAAGTCAATTCTCCATATAACACTTACAGAGTAAAAGGGCTGACTCCGGGTCCGATCGGCAACAGCGGAGTCTCATCCATTGAAGCGGCGCTTGATCCTGAGTCCACCGATTACTTGTATTTCCTCGCTTCGCCTGAAGGAGAGGTCTACTATTCCAAGACGCTGAAGGAGCACGGTGAGTTAAAAGAAAAATACATTACAAAGGGACAAAATAAATGA
- a CDS encoding DUF1292 domain-containing protein — translation MEHGEKQITIIDENGNEQLCEVLFTFDSDKFEKSYVLYFPVGAEEDENEEIEIHASAFIPAEDGQDGELMPIESDEEWDMIEEMLNTFLEEEEEE, via the coding sequence ATGGAGCACGGAGAAAAGCAAATTACCATTATTGATGAAAACGGAAACGAGCAATTATGTGAAGTGTTATTCACATTTGACTCAGACAAATTTGAAAAGTCCTACGTCCTGTATTTCCCGGTAGGGGCGGAAGAAGATGAAAACGAAGAAATAGAAATTCACGCTTCCGCGTTCATCCCGGCTGAGGATGGGCAAGACGGTGAATTAATGCCAATTGAAAGCGATGAAGAGTGGGACATGATCGAAGAAATGCTGAATACCTTCCTGGAAGAGGAAGAAGAAGAGTAA
- the ruvX gene encoding Holliday junction resolvase RuvX yields MRVMGLDVGSKTVGVAISDELGWTAQGIETIPIDEEKKKFGLDRIAALCSEYDVNKFVVGLPKNMNNTIGPRGEASQAFAARLEERFSLPVVLWDERMTTIAAERVLLEADVSRKKRKKVIDKMAAMMILQGYLDSQK; encoded by the coding sequence ATGAGAGTAATGGGTTTGGACGTCGGCTCTAAAACAGTCGGCGTCGCCATCAGCGATGAATTGGGCTGGACGGCTCAAGGGATTGAAACGATTCCTATTGATGAAGAGAAGAAGAAATTTGGTTTGGATCGGATTGCTGCTCTTTGCAGTGAATATGATGTGAACAAGTTCGTTGTCGGGCTGCCTAAGAATATGAATAATACAATCGGCCCGCGCGGAGAGGCGTCTCAAGCTTTTGCAGCGCGATTGGAAGAACGTTTTTCCCTGCCCGTTGTCCTCTGGGATGAACGAATGACAACGATCGCAGCAGAAAGAGTGCTGCTGGAAGCGGACGTCAGCCGCAAGAAACGCAAGAAAGTAATTGATAAGATGGCGGCCATGATGATCCTTCAAGGATATCTGGACAGCCAAAAATAA
- a CDS encoding IreB family regulatory phosphoprotein: protein MSSFDQTMRFNFPEEPFEQDVEEVLFQVYDALQEKGYNPINQIVGYLLSGDPAYIPRHKDARNLIRKLERDEIIEELVKTYLKQQREE, encoded by the coding sequence ATGAGCTCTTTTGATCAAACGATGAGATTTAATTTTCCAGAGGAACCTTTCGAGCAGGATGTGGAAGAAGTGCTGTTCCAAGTATATGATGCACTTCAAGAAAAAGGGTATAATCCCATTAATCAAATCGTCGGGTATTTGCTTTCCGGAGATCCTGCTTATATTCCGCGCCATAAGGATGCACGTAACTTGATCCGCAAGCTAGAGCGGGATGAGATTATCGAAGAGCTTGTGAAAACGTACTTGAAACAGCAGCGAGAGGAATAA